Proteins encoded together in one Deltaproteobacteria bacterium window:
- the mobB gene encoding molybdopterin-guanine dinucleotide biosynthesis protein B, with amino-acid sequence MIPIVSIVGRSNTGKTTLIEKLIIELRRRGYRVGTIKHNNHGFDIDHEGKDSWRHKKAGAQVTVIASPHRVAVIEDVNRDYELSELTDHYIRDVDIILSEGFKKNPHPKIEVVRSGLKHEPLCTREDNLIAVASDRPLERGVPCLDINDAGSIVNLIEGRFLKRNSQG; translated from the coding sequence GTCTATTGTGGGGCGCTCGAATACGGGGAAAACGACCCTGATTGAAAAATTGATAATAGAGTTACGGCGAAGGGGCTATCGAGTAGGTACGATCAAACATAACAATCACGGTTTTGACATCGATCATGAGGGGAAAGATAGCTGGCGCCATAAAAAAGCGGGTGCACAGGTTACCGTCATAGCCTCACCCCACCGGGTCGCTGTTATTGAAGATGTAAACAGAGACTATGAATTATCGGAATTGACGGATCACTATATTCGGGATGTTGATATTATCCTTTCTGAAGGTTTTAAAAAAAATCCGCATCCAAAAATTGAGGTCGTTCGATCAGGACTGAAGCACGAACCTTTATGTACCAGGGAAGATAATCTCATTGCCGTTGCGAGCGACAGGCCGCTTGAAAGAGGCGTTCCCTGCCTGGACATCAATGATGCAGGAAGTATCGTTAATCTTATTGAAGGTCGGTTTTTAAAACGCAATTCTCAGGGTTGA